In one window of Henckelia pumila isolate YLH828 chromosome 1, ASM3356847v2, whole genome shotgun sequence DNA:
- the LOC140874550 gene encoding uncharacterized protein — MDEEETMEGPKNAEVMEDVRVEKSSKADFVILDMEEDLEVPLILGRPFLAASRALIDVERGELVLRLNDEQVVFTMSKSATESPILKACSAIRFIDMIDVVGDACKQVQLSAEIGQVHKFFNGVA, encoded by the exons ATGGACGAAGAAGAGACCATGGAGGGGCCGAAAAATGCAGAAGTTATGGAGGATGTGCGTGTTGAAAAGTCCTCCaaggcag attttgttattcttgacatggaggAGGATTTAGAGGTGCCTCTGATTTTAGGacgtccttttcttgctgctagtagggcGTTGATTGATGTTGAGAGAGGAGAGTTGGTGTTGAGACTGAATGATGAACAAGTAGTTTTTACTATGTCTAAGTCAgctactgagagcccaattttGAAAGCTTGTTCTGCTATTCGTTTTATTGATATGATTGATGTTGTTGGTGATGCATGTAAGCAGGTGCAGTTGTCTGCAGAAATTGGTCAAGTGCACAAATTCTTTAATGGTGTAGCATGA